The genomic window GCATTATCGCCGATCGACTGGGGCCGCGTCGGTTGATCTCGCTGTATCTTTTTAGCGCAGGTATATTTGCTATCCTGGTCTGGCCCATCCAAAATCTATGGACTTACAGCATTATTATGGGATTCATCGGCCTGAGTTGCAGCACCTATCATCCTGCCTCAAACACGCTGATTTCTCTCACTATGACCAATAAAGGGCATGCCTTTGGTGTTCACGGCATTGCCGGCAGCCTGGGTGTTGCCTGTGTGCCGCTTTTATCTGCCTGGATCGGTTCAGTTTTCGGGTGGAGAAGCCCCCATGTTCTTTATGGAATAATGGGAATTTTCTTGGGTGTTTATTCACTGAGTGTGGCCGAGCATCATGCCAAACCAGTCGGAAAGTCGGATAAAAAGGCTCAGATGGTAAAACTCGATAGAAAGGCTGTTGTTACCATTTGCATCTTTTTCCTGTCGGCAACCGCACTGGGTATGACCTATAAGGGGATCATGACCTTTTTGCCCACCTACATGGGAACACGGGTAAAATTGTCTTTCATGGACCTTAACAGCGTCACCCTCGGTGGCACCATAGCGACTCTGGCGCTGATATCCGGTGCAATCGGTCAGTATCTTGCCGGTCGTCTGGTCGATAAATATAGTGCGGAAAAACTTTATCTTGGAGCGGTCGTTATCGGTATGATCTGTGTATTTATTATGGCGTTTAGTGCCAATGCATTGCTGGTGGTTACCGCGGTTATTTATGCGTTTTTCTATTTTTCCACACAGCCGATTCAGAACTTACTGGTTTCCCGTTACCTGCCTCCACACAGGCAGGGATTGGGATACGGCACCCTTTTTTTCTTAACCTTTGGGGTGGGGTCGACTGCTGCTGCCGTATCTGGATATATTGCCGATCGGTTGGGCCTTGAGGAGGTATTCATTTTTATGGGAGTTTGTTTTATGATGTCGGCATCCATGGTTATGCTTCTGGTGTTGAGGGCGGGTAAAAATAGATTTACAGCATGAGCAGGGAAGAATGGTATTGAATCAAAATCCATTTCGAGTTCGGCGAAAAAAATAAACCCATGAGAT from Thermodesulfobacteriota bacterium includes these protein-coding regions:
- a CDS encoding MFS transporter is translated as MLTKKEKKIMGLTIGSHSLVHLFEGVLPPLIPLMITQFNTDYFHLGLVVTVFSYAFGLGSLPAGIIADRLGPRRLISLYLFSAGIFAILVWPIQNLWTYSIIMGFIGLSCSTYHPASNTLISLTMTNKGHAFGVHGIAGSLGVACVPLLSAWIGSVFGWRSPHVLYGIMGIFLGVYSLSVAEHHAKPVGKSDKKAQMVKLDRKAVVTICIFFLSATALGMTYKGIMTFLPTYMGTRVKLSFMDLNSVTLGGTIATLALISGAIGQYLAGRLVDKYSAEKLYLGAVVIGMICVFIMAFSANALLVVTAVIYAFFYFSTQPIQNLLVSRYLPPHRQGLGYGTLFFLTFGVGSTAAAVSGYIADRLGLEEVFIFMGVCFMMSASMVMLLVLRAGKNRFTA